One Lutzomyia longipalpis isolate SR_M1_2022 chromosome 4, ASM2433408v1 DNA segment encodes these proteins:
- the LOC129796190 gene encoding zinc finger protein 501-like has translation MCRILIYGCPKVVKQIRTAGAETIISCSDVNPGNDLKTEKFDAEIVISHAQIADFHKFVFIQATKDEWPEVNVKDEEPDVKEEINEPYEEFVEAIEPFPVKDESNSVRSFGSHSPAQSSEEDSATEEEDDATKKKKRKSAEYAFKCTKCGKALKSQRTYRNHMHMHRQRKYICELCSKGFLSFDKLKRHMATHTGEKAFQCSKCPRTFGSRYHLQEHFRIHTNEKPFKCHICGKAFRSKTGLNPHLRSHMGIKSYVCEICGKAVTTMACLREHKGRHENVKFGCTMCKKKFSSVAARDRHFITHTGEKKHKCNICDKAFARGDHAKKHMALHIKYGRDRI, from the exons ATGTGCCGAATACTAATTTATGGATGCCCAAAGGTGGTTAAGCAAATAAGAACAGCAGGTGCTGAAACGATAATTTCCTGCAGCGACGTAAATCCGGGAAATGATTTGAAAACAGAAAAATTCGACGCAGAAATTGTCATATCTCACGCACAAATTGcggattttcacaaatttgtCTTCATCCAGGCTACAAAGGATGAATGGCCGGAAGTGAATGTTAAGGATGAAGAGCCCGATGTGAaggaagaaataaatgaaCCCTATGAGGAATTTGTGGAGGCAATTGAACCTTTTCCGGTTAAAGATGAATCCAATAGTGTTAG aTCCTTCGGTAGTCATTCTCCTGCCCAATCTTCTGAGGAAGACAGTGCCACAGAGGAGGAAGATGATGctacaaagaagaagaaacgaAAGTCCGCTGAATACGCGTTCAAATGCACAAAATGCGGAAAGGCACTGAAATCCCAACGAACCTACCGGAATCACATGCACATGCATCGGCAACGGAAGTACATCTGTGAGTTGTGCTCAAAGGGTTTCCTCAGTTTTGATAAACTCAAACGGCACATGGCAACGCACACGGGTGAGAAGGCTTTTCAGTGCAGTAAATGCCCCCGAACTTTCGGTTCACGCTACCACCTCCAGGAGCACTTCCGCATCCACACAAATGAAAAACCCTTCAAGTGTCACATCTGCGGGAAGGCCTTCCGCTCAAAGACCGGCCTCAATCCCCATCTACGCAGCCACATGGGCATTAAGTCGTACGTGTGTGAAATCTGCGGGAAAGCCGTCACGACAATGGCGTGCCTGCGTGAGCACAAGGGTAGGCATGAGAATGTTAAATTTGGCTGTACAATGTGCAAGAAAAAGTTCTCATCGGTGGCAGCGAGGGATCGTCACTTCATCACCCACACCGGGGAGAAGAAGCACAAATGCAATATCTGTGACAAAGCATTCGCCCGTGGTGATCATGCCAAGAAGCACATGGCGCTGCATATCAAGTATGGAAGGGATAGGATATAA
- the LOC129796170 gene encoding zinc finger protein 765-like produces MCKILIYGCQGVNNHTIKDGTTIVFCRRNGDATLGGIQSEIIIPHDILPETKEIIFMPYIKEEETEERLDEPHSETVEVIPEYSDDDDDDYDNDYEDTQPIKEIKQEKEEVPTRKTRSVKCTKPLKKKRRRTSGSIKREDIDFVTENGRLKCNQCAKTLKTQRSFRNHIKLHRRRKYECEHCGRGFSSIEKLERHMRVHTGKKPFMCELCSRTFDYRHSLDIHMRSHTKERPYSCHLCTKTYTTKGNLNLHLRAHAGVKMFVCEVCGKACDTKGNLRKHMEIHNDERVFECKICLKTFLHPASRDRHLKSHTGEKKHKCDICNKAFMRRDHANNHMAVHIKKIQLQGPS; encoded by the exons atgtgCAAGATATTGATTTATGGGTGTCAGGGTGTTAATAACCATACCATAAAAGATGGAACAACAATTGTTTTTTGCCGAAGAAATGGTGATGCCACTTTGGGAGGCATTCAGTCGGAGATTATCATTCCGCATGATATCCTTCCGGAAACGAAGGAAATTATCTTCATGCCCTACATTAAGGAGGAGGAAACAGAGGAACGACTTGATGAGCCCCACTCAGAGACGGTTGAAGTGATTCCTGAGTATtcagatgatgatgatgatgattacGATAATGATTATGAAGATACGCAGCCCATTAAGGAGATAAAGCAGGAAAAAGAGGAAGTGCCTACGCGGAAGACCAG ATCCGTAAAATGTACAAAACCACTAAAGAAGAAGCGCCGAAGGACATCCGGAAGCATCAAGAGGGAGGATATTGATTTTGTAACGGAAAATGGGAGATTGAAGTGCAATCAATGCGCGAAAACACTCAAAACTCAGCGAAGCTTCCGGAATCACATTAAATTGCACCGGAGGCGGAAGTATGAGTGTGAGCACTGTGGACGGGGCTTTTCGAGCATTGAGAAACTAGAGCGACACATGAGAGTCCACACAGGGAAGAAGCCCTTTATGTGTGAACTATGCTCCCGGACATTTGACTACCGACACAGCTTGGACATTCACATGCGGAGTCACACAAAAGAGCGCCCCTATTCATGTCATCTCTGCACCAAGACCTACACCACAAAGGGGAACCTCAATCTCCATCTACGTGCCCATGCGGGTGTTAAGATGTTCGTATGCGAAGTTTGTGGGAAGGCGTGTGACACAAAGGGCAACCTCCGGAAGCACATGGAGATTCACAATGATGAACGTGTGTTTGAGTGCAAAATCTGCCTGAAAACCTTCCTGCATCCAGCATCACGAGATCGACACCTCAAATCTCACACAGGGGAGAAAAAGCATAAATGCGACATTTGCAATAAGGCCTTTATGAGGCGTGATCATGCAAACAACCACATGGCCGTGCATATAAAGAAGATTCAGCTTCAAGGACCAAGTTAG
- the LOC129796175 gene encoding coiled-coil domain-containing protein 177, protein MFTNLRKRIRKLSKSRSVSPFIPPQRQFCSNEIHEPTFECCFDDGSFHDGPKMRNPTQSFFFWNLCDKLESARITDTTPGIERLYEKLPEHDKKILNRMARKRTEESLMAEDAEIAHKYWDEEKQTRRTMQEQHQEQLNRVIRENRERETRETEDRLATLESREKYHREKLKREICDKNQRLMHRLRSLRMQREMRQCEKRRTQTHRLQVAAINHQEHELDNQIRQQILYDQLEVKIARADHLRRRILDVQKNRIQADNELQQRIHAIKYQEVQRLNQFRHHKLLLHVKETDRRAEKIREAKRRDLEESRHVAESSRTLRDFIRRSLSPEVFRAMNCRSVASDRPLSNLSFQSHVKLG, encoded by the coding sequence ATGTTTACAAATCTCCGGAAGAGAATAAGGAAGTTGAGTAAATCCCGCTCTGTGTCCCCCTTCATCCCGCCACAGAGGCAATTCTGTTCAAATGAAATTCACGAACCAACCTTTGAGTGTTGCTTCGACGATGGAAGCTTTCATGACGGCCCCAAAATGCGCAATCCCACGCAGAGTTTCTTCTTTTGGAATTTATGTGATAAACTCGAAAGTGCCCGCATCACAGACACCACACCGGGGATTGAGAGGTTGTACGAGAAACTTCCGGAGCACGATAAGAAGATTCTCAATCGCATGGCTAGGAAGCGCACGGAGGAGAGTCTAATGGCGGAAGATGCAGAAATTGCCCATAAATACTGGGATGAAGAGAAGCAGACACGACGAACGATGCAGGAGCAACATCAGGAGCAGCTGAATCGTGTTATCCGGGAGAATCGTGAACGGGAAACGCGTGAGACGGAAGATCGTCTGGCCACACTGGAAAGTCGCGAAAAGTATCACCGTGAGAAACTGAAGCGGGAGATTTGTGACAAAAATCAACGTCTTATGCATCGCCTGCGTAGCCTTCGGATGCAACGGGAGATGCGACAGTGTGAGAAGCGACGTACCCAGACACACCGACTCCAGGTGGCTGCTATAAATCACCAAGAGCACGAACTTGACAACCAAATTCGCCAGCAAATCCTCTATGATCAGCTTGAGGTGAAAATCGCTCGTGCTGACCACCTACGACGTCGCATCCTTGATGTCCAGAAGAACCGCATTCAGGCAGACAATGAACTCCAGCAGCGTATTCATGCCATCAAGTACCAGGAAGTGCAGCGTCTCAATCAATTTCGTCACCACAAACTCCTGCTGCATGTCAAGGAAACCGATAGGCGTGCTGAGAAAATTCGTGAAGCAAAACGACGTGATCTGGAGGAGTCGCGTCACGTTGCGGAGAGTTCGAGAACCCTTAGAGACTTCATCAGACGCTCCTTGAGTCCCGAAGTATTTCGTGCAATGAACTGTCGCAGCGTGGCATCCGATAGACCACTGTCCAATCTCTCCTTCCAGAGTCACGTTAAACTAGGCTAA